The following is a genomic window from Spirosoma foliorum.
CAACCTGGGGCATGTTTTCAACAGCCCATCGCTTCCCGGCCAATACGTCGTCATTTTCGTAATCGCCGTAGTCGATTTGATTGTAGAAGGCTCCGCCGTAGCCAACACTCCCCCGATATTCCGGCGCTAGAATCATGTATCCCTGGTCGATTAATTCACGAACAACGTGTGCATAAAGTGTACTAAAGTCGCCGTGAATACCATCGTGTACAAAAATGAGAAGCGGCAATTTTTTAGTCGATGCAAATTTCCGGGAAACAAACGTATACGCTGGAATCACGACCGGATTGTTAGCTCCTTGCCCAGTCGGATTTTTGATTACATGGGGCGGCTTGCTGGCATATCGCACCTTATCGATAACGGCCACATCACCCAATTTCTGATACCATAATAAATCATCGACACTTTTGGCTAAGCCCTGATCGGCAAAGCGTTGATTTTCTTCTAACTGCCGAACGCGTTCGCTTACATCCGTTTGGGCTGGTGGGGTTGCTTGAGGAGGGGGAGCTTGTCCAAAACTAGTGAGATGAATGAGGAAGGTAAATAATGTAACGAGATACAGGTTGTACATAAGTTAGTTGATTAAGTTATTGGCAAAATACTATTGTTTCTACCTAAGCTCCATCATCTAATCTGTATCTTAAGCAGGAAGGGAAATTACGAATTTTGTGCCTTCGCCCTCCTTACTTTCTACGGTTAATGTGCCGTTATGTCCTTTAGTTACAATATCATATGCCAGCGACAAACCTAAGCCGGTACCCTCGCCGGTGGGTTTGGTTGTAAAAAAGGGCTGGAATATTTTTTGCACCACCGATTCTGGAATACCGGTCCCATTATCGCTCACAGTAACCACTGCCTGATTACCTATTTTTTTGGTCGAAACCATTACGGTAGGTTGATAGGGTTCAGGTAGAGACAAGGCATGCCTTGTCTCTACGGTCTGGCGTTGGTTTACGGCATAGAACGCATTGGTGAACAGATTCAACAATACCCGACCGATGTCCTGAGAAATAACATTAACCTCACCCAATGACGTGTCGAAATCCGTCTTCAACGTGGCATTGAATGTCTTGTCTTTGGCTCGCAAACCGTGATAAGCTAATCGCAGATATTCATCGGCCAACGCGTTTACATTGGTTGGCTCTTTACGCCCTGTGCTTTTGCGGGAATGTTCCAGCATTCCTTTTACAATGGCCGATGCTCGATTACCGTGCTGACTGATTTTGTGGAGATTGTTTGTCAAATCGGTCAATAGCTCATCTTCTAGTTCTTCGTCCCGATCAGGCCCTTTCTTCCGTTCTTCCCTTACTTCCTGAACCAGTTCTACAGATACCTCCGAAAAGTTATTGACAAAATTGAGCGGATTCTGAATTTCATGGGCAATCCCAGCGGTAAGCTCTCCCAAGGAAGCCATCTTTTCGCTTTGAATTAGCTGATTTTGCGTTGATTTCAATTCGGCCAGTGCCTGATTTGTCTGGTCTCGCTGGGCCTGAATTTCGGCCTTTTGCTGTTGTAAAACAGCGTTAGCTTTCTGCTTCTGGCGATTATTACGGTACATCAAAAAAAGCACCCCTAACACTAAGCCTATGCCAATAAGTGCTCCAAGCAGCAACTGCCGTTGCCGTTGTGCCATGGCCATCTGCAAGGCTTTATCTTTTTTCAACAGAGCAATCTGGGTTTGTTTTTCGGCCAGGCCATAGTTGTATTGAAGGAGTGCCAGTTGCTGTTGCGTATTTCGCCCAGACAGTGTATCAACATAAGCAATGTATTTTTGCTGGGCAGCGTACGCTTCGGCATACTTATGTTGGTCGGCATATACTGCCGCCAGGATCTCATTGGCATCTCGCGATGACTCCCTATTCCCAATTTGCCGACTTAATTGCCAACTGCGAAGGCCGTATGCCAGCGCGCTATCGGGCTGATTTTTTTTGAGATAGGCCCTGGCTAATACAGTATAAGTCCAGACAACCACCTCCGTTTCTGGTATTTTTGTTAGTACAATCAACGCGCGATGGGCGGTACGAAGTGCCTCATTGTAGTTTCCCTGCGCTACATAAGCGGCTGCCAGATTGCTTTCGGCCTGAGCCGCCAGACGAGGCCTATTCAATGCCTGCGCCAGCCGGATCGCCTTATCATAATAGCGCTCGGCCCGGTCAAAATCTCCCTGAAGCCGATAAAGCTCCCCGAAGCCGTTCAACGATCGGCAAATTCCTTCCTGGTCATTTGCCCGTTCGAACAGTTGAATAGCCGACGATAAAACAGTTAAACCCTGCTGATAGTCAGCCAGTGTAATGTATAACGTAGCCAGACGGGCCGTCGTGGTGGAGAGCACTTTCAGGTTACCGGATTTTTCGGCTAGTCGCTGAGCCTGTAAATCGTGTGTGAGCGCCAATACATAATCACCCCGTTGCGTATAAAACCAACCAATCTGGCTTAGTACACGCGCCATCCCGATCCGGTCGTTCAGGCGCTTAAATAACGCCAGCGATTTGTTTAAGTAAGGAAGCGTTTTGTGGAAATCTCGATAGGTGTCATGCCCAATGCCTAACTCATAGAGGGACATAGCTTCGCCCCACGGGTACTGGATTTTTCGGGATAAGGCCAATGCTTCCTGCGCCAGCGCAACGGTCTGTTTGGGGTCATCCCCCCGAACTAAATAGGCCAACTCATTTAGCCGGTTCACCCGAACGGTATCTGCCCGTAGATGACTGGCCAGTTGAGTACGCAACGCTGTTCGCAACGAATCCTGCGCCTGTACGCTCGATACGCTCAGCCAGAATAACAGACTAACTAACAGTAGGCGAATCGGCATAAGATTAGTGTCAACCCGATGATCAGGCTGGCAATGTTATGGTAAATGTTGTTCCTTCTCCTTCTTTACTCGCTACCTCCAACGTTCCACCATGCCCTTTGGTCACAATGTCATAGGCTAATGACAGCCCTAAACCAGTACCCTCACCCGTCGGTTTAGTCGTAAAAAAGGGCTGAAAAATTTTTTGCACCACCGCTTCCGGAATACCAGTCCCATTATCGCTGACCGTAACGACGGCTTCTTCATTGGCACAACGGGTACTGATCGTCACCGTGGGCTGATAACCAGCGTCCTCCCCTTTTTTCTGACGTTGCTGAACGGCGTAAAATGCATTGGTAAACAGGTTCAGTAGCACCCGGCCAATGTCCTGAGGAATCATACTGATTTCGCCCAGCGACGTATCAAATTCTGTTTTCAACGTGGCATTGAACGCTTTGTCTTTGGCACGTAAGCCGTGGTAGGCTAACCGAAGATACTCGTCGGCCAGCGCGTTCAGATCGGTCAGTTCGCGCTGACCCGTACTGGCGCGGGAGTGCTGAAGCATGCCTTTTACAATAGACGAAGCCCGCCCACCATGATGACTAATTTTCTGAAGGTTCTGTTTGAGATCAGTCAGCAATTCTGCTTCCAGTTCGTGGTCACGATCCGATTTGGCCTGCTCTTCGGTCAATTCATCAATAAGCTCAATACTGACCTCCGAGAAGTTATTAACGAAATTGAGTGGATTCTGGATTTCGTGGGCAATTCCGGCGGTGAGCTCCCCTAGCGATGCCATTTTCTCGCTCTGAATCAGTTGGTTCTGCGTCGCCTTTAATTCGGTAACCGTTTGCTCCAGTTCTTCTTTTTGCCGGGTAATTTCGGCCGTTCGTTCGGCAACCAGGTATTCCAGTTCGTTCTTCTTCGCTTCAATAATACGCCGTTGCTCAAGCTCCTTCTCGTGCTCTAGCTGCGCTTTGGCCAACGACTTTTTCTGGTTGTAGGCAATAACAACAAACGTAAGAAACCAGATGATGGCAAAGGTAGAAGTCGAATCGACATAGTCATCGTTGGCTTTATAGAATTTAGGCGCTAAATGCTCTAGTAAGTCCTTAAAAATGAGCACAAAGGCATAAGGACCAATAGCCAGTAGTAGCGTTCGGGCAGGTCGGAATTCATAGAGCTGGGAGATGGTATAGACGATCGAAAAAATAATGATCAGCTCATACCAGATTAGCCAGGGGTCTGGAAATATCTCTCCGAGCGCCATCAGGATCAATCCCGTAAGCCATGTCTGCTTTAGGTATCTATCCCAGCCGGGTAGTCGTTTTTCCGTCTCCAGAAACCGTCGGAGATAGCGAATTACGGTAGCAGCTATACCAATCGCTATAAATGATTCGCCATCGTGCCAATTCATACCTGCTCTTTGTTAGTATTGACCGATTGACGAGCAATGAGTTCGTTCTGCCGCCGAATGCGCCCCGATAAACTTCTGACGATACTCCGCAATACTTCGCCCCGCTCTTCCATCAGATCGAAGAAATCATCCTGATCGATCCGCAGTAGCCGAATATCTGTAACGGCTTCGGCAGTAGCGGATCGGGATTCGGTGTCCAGCAAAGCCAGTTCGCCAAAGAAATCTCCTCGCCCAAAACGAGCCAACTCCGTTTCGCCATCCAGAATGACTACTTCGCCCGAGTAAATTACATACATGCCAGAGCCCAGATCGCCCTTATGGAAAATGGTTTCGCCAGCCGGATGCTGCTCCTCTTTCATAATCGGCGTTATGCTGGCCAACACATTTTCGGGCGTTTGCGAAAACAGACTGGTTTGCGCTAATAGCAGGACACGATCGTAGGCGGCAATCTGGTCGGTCGAATGGGTTGAATGACTCATAAGCAAAGGAGATAAGGCAGAAAAACGAGACGCTAATGATTGTTGAGCCGCTAACGCTTCGTTGGCAGGCAAGCTCCGCAAAGCAACACTTACTGTCCAGGCAGAGAAAATAGTTTCGCCCATTCGTAGGATAAACGCCCGAATCGATTCAGGCTCCTGAAACGCGCCCAGTTCAACATCAAGAATACGAACCTTTTCGGGTCGGGGCAAATCGTCGACCAGAACTTGCAGGGTTTGATAGGTAGCTCTTGGAATTAGGTTATCGAGCATTTCGAGCGCATTGGCCCGACGCTCGCGAGCAGGGTGATTAACCCCCATACGGGCTCCGGCAATCGTATCTGAATCATAGAGTTGCGTCAGAATATCAAACAATCGCTGAAGCACGACCGACAATTCGTAATCAAGCGTCTCGGTCAAATCAGCATCTGTCAAACTACCGTGCATCAGTCGTTGGGCCAACAAAACCTCCTCATGCATCAAAGCCCGGAATATCGCATCATCGTCGGGTTCGTTAGGGAAACGCCGTAAGGCACGCAGCGCTACGCCACGCACCTGTAAATCATGCTCCTGAGCTAATTCATTCAGCAGATGGCGGCTTTCGGGCGAATAAATAGCCCCGCAAATGGCGGCAATCCGCTCCATCACCAACTGATCTTTTGTGGACTGCCGAACCCGACGCAAGGCCGGAATCAGCTCAGGACCGCGTGTTTTCAACGCCTGGACAACAGCCCGGCCAATGGTTTCGTGTGTTAAGTTATCTAGTAAGTATTGAGTCAGTTCTTTATTCGACAGATGGCCAGCCGCTGAGATAGCCGCCTTCTTCACATCGGGCATTGAACTGGTTAGTCGTTCACTAACAAGTGGGGCAAACTCATTCAGGTGTAAAGACGCAATTAGGTTCAGCGCCAGTTGTTGATGAGCGGGATCTTTATCGGTAGCCAATTGCCGCAAACTTGCCTGAGCAGGCGAATCGTGTGGGTTTAGTTCTAACACGCCTTTAACAGCCCCCAGCCGAATGTTCAGATCGGTATGATTGATGAGCGGAGCCAATTCTGATGGTTCCACGTTAATTCGGCGACCTAACAGATACGACGCCTGTTGCCGCAAAGACGGCTCAGAATCGGCCAGCGCAATGTGCATTAACTGTTTATTGGGCGCGGGCTGATTTGAATGCGTTATGGTAGCCAGCGTTCGTCGGCGAACATTGGCATCGGCATGCGTCAGTAAAACAGGAATCCGCTGACTCAGTTCGCTCGGCTTATGGGCATCGAGCCAGCCAATGGCCACAATCACATCTTCTGGCTTCGGACTCTGCAATTGCTGGATCAGACTTGCCTGCGCTACGGTTGGCATAGCTAATTGATCGCTCTCCAGAAACCGGCGCCCAATGGCATCATTCAATTCGAGCAGGTAGCGTTTATAAGTATGCTGCAACAGCCAGATGGCCCCAGCCAGCAAGGCAACCCAAACCAGTGCACCACCTGATTCGAGGGTTGTGTGAAAAACAAAAATAAGAAAGCCCGCTACCCCTAACCCAACTGGCTCATATAACCCCTTGGCCAGTGTATGACCTTTCAGCCGTTGTGGAGGTAACAAAGGCTGAAACAATACCAGAAATACAGGATCGAATAACGCCCGACGAGCTACTTCAAACACTAAATAAAGACCACAGAAATAAACAAGCAATACAGTCTCACTCGTGGCGGTATAATGCATTACAATCAGGCCAGCCAGCCCAATCAAAGCGACCCAGGGTAGAACCAGCAATGATCGTTGTACGCCAAATTTATCGAGTACCTGCCGCGACAGAAGCAGCTTGACCAACATAGCTACGCCATACGTCAGGGCCAGTACGTAGCTCACATACCGAATCACATCCGTTTGATCATGAAATCGGTGTTTTACATTAATGAAGAAATTGTATTCGATTTCGGTAGCCACAGCGGCCAGCACAGCCAAACTCAAACACATATAAAAAATGAGTTCGCTCCCTCCAAAGCGCTTACCAATCAGCCGGGAAGGCTCGCGGCCAACTGCCCTATCGGAGCGATGTGGTGCGTGCACATCGTGCGACTGGATAGTTAGGTGAACAATATAAAGTGCTGCCAGAAATGCCCCAAAGGCCACTATCAACAGTCGAAGTACATCAGCATGGGCATGCACCAAAGCCGCCAGAATGGCCCCTAACGCCTTAGCGGGCATATCGCCCGAGCTGATCACACCAAACAGGCGTTTGCTCTGTCGTGTATCGAACACAACCGCTGAAACACCCCAAAATTCAAGATTTGTTAATAAATAAATGATCCGGTAGCCCGTCATGATCGCTACGGCAGCGGCTACCGAATGCCCCACAATCACTAATATTCCGAGTACCACTGTCATGACCACCGCAGCCAGCAGTACTCGTACTGCCAGGCTGCGCAAGGCCAGGTGATGCTCGTAATACGCATATATTCTTCCCACGCCAATCATACCCAAGGCAGCAACCACATAGGCCACAGGCAGACTGGTTTCGGGGTGATTCTCAAGCAAAATGGCATTGGATGCTACATAGATCAGAATAGTACCAATGCCTAACAGAAAATTATGAATAAAAAATAACCGCACGGTTCGACCTTCTTCTGGTCGAATTCCCAGGGCGCGTTGCCATCGGTGGGCTGAAGAAGTAGTGGGTTGATAGGTAACGTCGGGACCAACGGTCATAAGCAGATTTCGGACACGATTTATCGTCAAATATACACAGCCGTCGATGACAAGATGCCAGTGTAGTAGCTAATATGCCGTTTGGCCTACTTAGCTAATCCATTCTAATACCTTATCATGTGAATTAAATGAAGCTTAAAAAACAGATCGAATGAGATGTTTTTTGTCGATAACACCTTACTCTACTGGTGCGATTGTTGTAGAAAATAACCGTTAACCGTTCTCTGGTGAAAAATCATTTTTTGGTAATAAAATTAATTTTTTAGTTGTTGTATACATAAAGGAGCGATTATCAGCAATCAGTAGGATAAAAACAATAAGTTTTGGGCTAACTCTGAAACTGAATACGCTACCTTTGCAAGTCAAAAACAACGACGAGTCCCCCGTCATGGATCAGTACTCATATATAGCCAATTCCGATGCGGCTTACGTAGATCAACTCTACCAAGCTTATAAGCAGGACCAGCAATCTGTTGATGAAAGCTGGCAGCAATTTTTTAAAGGATTTGAATTTTCTCTGACCTACGGAGAAGAAACAACAGGCAAACCTGCCGCAGCGACTCCAAATGGAGTTTCAGCAAACGGCAATGGCCAAGCTACGGCTAGTAAACCAGTAGATGCCACTCACGCCGAAAAAGAAGTTTCGGTGGCTAGTTTAATCAAGGCATACCGGTCGCGAGGCCACTTACTGGCGAAAACCAATCCACTTAAAGCGCGCAAAGACCGCCAGCCTCGTATCGATCTGCCGGATTATGCCCTTACCGATGCCGATTTAGATACCGTATTTGACTCAGGCAAGCTGCTCGGTATTGGGCCAGCAACACTGCGTGTCATTATGGAGTCGCTGCGCAAGATTTACGCGGGCGAGATCGGGTTCGAGTACATGTATA
Proteins encoded in this region:
- a CDS encoding alpha/beta hydrolase family protein, producing the protein MYNLYLVTLFTFLIHLTSFGQAPPPQATPPAQTDVSERVRQLEENQRFADQGLAKSVDDLLWYQKLGDVAVIDKVRYASKPPHVIKNPTGQGANNPVVIPAYTFVSRKFASTKKLPLLIFVHDGIHGDFSTLYAHVVRELIDQGYMILAPEYRGSVGYGGAFYNQIDYGDYENDDVLAGKRWAVENMPQVDADRVGIIGWSHGGMITLMNIFDHPEDYKVAYAGVPVTDIIARLGYKPASYRTIFSAATHIGKDPSDNVAEYRRRSPVWNAQKLKTPLLIHTNTNDEDVNVLEVESLINALKAHEKKFEYKIYQDAPGGHSFNRLDTKLARESREEIYKFLAKYLTPPAAVK
- a CDS encoding tetratricopeptide repeat protein — translated: MPIRLLLVSLLFWLSVSSVQAQDSLRTALRTQLASHLRADTVRVNRLNELAYLVRGDDPKQTVALAQEALALSRKIQYPWGEAMSLYELGIGHDTYRDFHKTLPYLNKSLALFKRLNDRIGMARVLSQIGWFYTQRGDYVLALTHDLQAQRLAEKSGNLKVLSTTTARLATLYITLADYQQGLTVLSSAIQLFERANDQEGICRSLNGFGELYRLQGDFDRAERYYDKAIRLAQALNRPRLAAQAESNLAAAYVAQGNYNEALRTAHRALIVLTKIPETEVVVWTYTVLARAYLKKNQPDSALAYGLRSWQLSRQIGNRESSRDANEILAAVYADQHKYAEAYAAQQKYIAYVDTLSGRNTQQQLALLQYNYGLAEKQTQIALLKKDKALQMAMAQRQRQLLLGALIGIGLVLGVLFLMYRNNRQKQKANAVLQQQKAEIQAQRDQTNQALAELKSTQNQLIQSEKMASLGELTAGIAHEIQNPLNFVNNFSEVSVELVQEVREERKKGPDRDEELEDELLTDLTNNLHKISQHGNRASAIVKGMLEHSRKSTGRKEPTNVNALADEYLRLAYHGLRAKDKTFNATLKTDFDTSLGEVNVISQDIGRVLLNLFTNAFYAVNQRQTVETRHALSLPEPYQPTVMVSTKKIGNQAVVTVSDNGTGIPESVVQKIFQPFFTTKPTGEGTGLGLSLAYDIVTKGHNGTLTVESKEGEGTKFVISLPA
- a CDS encoding ATP-binding protein, which gives rise to MNWHDGESFIAIGIAATVIRYLRRFLETEKRLPGWDRYLKQTWLTGLILMALGEIFPDPWLIWYELIIIFSIVYTISQLYEFRPARTLLLAIGPYAFVLIFKDLLEHLAPKFYKANDDYVDSTSTFAIIWFLTFVVIAYNQKKSLAKAQLEHEKELEQRRIIEAKKNELEYLVAERTAEITRQKEELEQTVTELKATQNQLIQSEKMASLGELTAGIAHEIQNPLNFVNNFSEVSIELIDELTEEQAKSDRDHELEAELLTDLKQNLQKISHHGGRASSIVKGMLQHSRASTGQRELTDLNALADEYLRLAYHGLRAKDKAFNATLKTEFDTSLGEISMIPQDIGRVLLNLFTNAFYAVQQRQKKGEDAGYQPTVTISTRCANEEAVVTVSDNGTGIPEAVVQKIFQPFFTTKPTGEGTGLGLSLAYDIVTKGHGGTLEVASKEGEGTTFTITLPA
- a CDS encoding cyclic nucleotide-binding domain-containing protein translates to MTVGPDVTYQPTTSSAHRWQRALGIRPEEGRTVRLFFIHNFLLGIGTILIYVASNAILLENHPETSLPVAYVVAALGMIGVGRIYAYYEHHLALRSLAVRVLLAAVVMTVVLGILVIVGHSVAAAVAIMTGYRIIYLLTNLEFWGVSAVVFDTRQSKRLFGVISSGDMPAKALGAILAALVHAHADVLRLLIVAFGAFLAALYIVHLTIQSHDVHAPHRSDRAVGREPSRLIGKRFGGSELIFYMCLSLAVLAAVATEIEYNFFINVKHRFHDQTDVIRYVSYVLALTYGVAMLVKLLLSRQVLDKFGVQRSLLVLPWVALIGLAGLIVMHYTATSETVLLVYFCGLYLVFEVARRALFDPVFLVLFQPLLPPQRLKGHTLAKGLYEPVGLGVAGFLIFVFHTTLESGGALVWVALLAGAIWLLQHTYKRYLLELNDAIGRRFLESDQLAMPTVAQASLIQQLQSPKPEDVIVAIGWLDAHKPSELSQRIPVLLTHADANVRRRTLATITHSNQPAPNKQLMHIALADSEPSLRQQASYLLGRRINVEPSELAPLINHTDLNIRLGAVKGVLELNPHDSPAQASLRQLATDKDPAHQQLALNLIASLHLNEFAPLVSERLTSSMPDVKKAAISAAGHLSNKELTQYLLDNLTHETIGRAVVQALKTRGPELIPALRRVRQSTKDQLVMERIAAICGAIYSPESRHLLNELAQEHDLQVRGVALRALRRFPNEPDDDAIFRALMHEEVLLAQRLMHGSLTDADLTETLDYELSVVLQRLFDILTQLYDSDTIAGARMGVNHPARERRANALEMLDNLIPRATYQTLQVLVDDLPRPEKVRILDVELGAFQEPESIRAFILRMGETIFSAWTVSVALRSLPANEALAAQQSLASRFSALSPLLMSHSTHSTDQIAAYDRVLLLAQTSLFSQTPENVLASITPIMKEEQHPAGETIFHKGDLGSGMYVIYSGEVVILDGETELARFGRGDFFGELALLDTESRSATAEAVTDIRLLRIDQDDFFDLMEERGEVLRSIVRSLSGRIRRQNELIARQSVNTNKEQV